The Andrena cerasifolii isolate SP2316 chromosome 14, iyAndCera1_principal, whole genome shotgun sequence genome contains the following window.
aattaatatttacttatgttctagacggtataagctctgttttatgtatatatcttgtatattaagggatttctcgttaaatataataataataataatttggtaccgccttttaaaagatttagattttagttattttaattttttttatttgtttggttttgtatagatagagtatattttatttggttatatttttgtgattccgtaatattaaggaaactgaaatttttagaaataagtacaaatatttagttactattttaattacattttttttttgtgaaaattcgaaaaccggtgttgaaccgttttttggggaatagaaaaacgttttttcaaaagtcggtttttgcataaACCCTAGGCTTTCCTTAAACTTCTCcagttttattttatggatattTACAGATGAACTGCTGGTAACGAATCAGTCGAAGCTGGACTTGAACGTGCGACTTACGGTCACACCTCCGTTTCAATTGCTGACCAGCACGGGCGAGCCTGTGCAGAGCATGAAGATTGTTTTAATCGACGGCGCCACTACGAACATACGcgcgttcttcttcttcgataAGGAAAAGAGTGATTTCTATTCGCGAACCTACTCTGGCGTGCTTCGGATGTCATACGACGAGCATCCTAACCGGGTAACACTGTGGGCTAAATgagccggtgattatgaaagtgctGTAAGtcatgtattttttgttattcagGCTTCTGCGTTTGGgcttattgaaaaatatttttctgttattGGAGGAAATGTTTCACGACCTATATGCTCCTCTAATATCGAATTTATCTaacgttttaaattttatgagtAAATGTGTTTGTTAAACCTTTGACTGTCCCCCAAATTGCAAAACTGCTGGAACGTAGTTTCTCGATCCTCACAGCTTaagaaattcaaacatttttcaaacaaaagcaatttttattttcaaatactttgccaCTAACAACCTTACTATTTCTGGTAATGTATTCTTCACCACTATTTCTCCTAATTTTTCTCATATTGTCAGCATAATTAGGTACATTTCGCTTATTTAATACATAATGAAAGAATATTTTCTCACAAATAACTTACAGAGAACAAACGACTCAGGTACACCACTATTGTCATTACTTACTTGACTATTTTGCAACATTCTTTcgcaatatttaaatataaaacagtataacgtaaaataagagaaatctcaattttttgGTAATTCAcaactttcataatcaccggcacgtATCTATAACAGCAAACTGTTCTCTAATCTACGAAACGACGCTTTCATTCAGGAGCAAATTCCCTGCACAGGCACAGTGAATTTTCCGAATCTGCTGTTCGATTCCACGGATCTTGCGTTCAACTGCGTGCTTGGCTCGAGTGCCGAGAGAATCTTGACGCTGACGAATAACGGACCCGTGTCGGTCCTCTACAAATTCCTATGGCAAGCTGATTCCATCGAGATAGTGCGCGACGCGCGCGAAAGTTGCGTAAGTTCCGAAATCAATAATTCGTACAAATTTCATCGTCCCAGAATTCACTGCGAGACACCCCTGCGCCCTAATACAGAATCTTAATTGTAATTTGCCGCCGAGTCGACCGAAGCCTGATGCATTTACGTACGTGTGTACAGGGATGCAGATTGCAATCGTCTCGGCACACGCAATTACTCGATCGCGGCTCGTGCGAATCAGCTGCGACAAACCAAGATGTTAGCATAAACGAGGCAAATGACAAACAAGATGGAAGTGGAGACGGGCCGATGCAGTCACTGCCACCACCAGTCAATTGTACCGATCGTTTTAATTAATCGCAGCGACAGTAATAATGAGAAAAACCACCCGCGTATTAGCGGAGATAAGTTGATATAATAAATCCTGTGATAatcggggaattcccttctagCGCCTGCTTCGGAGACGTACACGCGGAAACAGAAATCGGAAATTACAGAAAGGAAGGAGAATTTTGAGAAATCTGTGTCCGACGAAGAAATACGAGAATTCTTACTGTCGATCGTTGGCAAACACTTTGAAGAGACCGAGGAGGTTGCTGCTTTGGAAACGCTCGCCTCTGAGCCTCGGTCGAAGCACTACATTAACCAAGTTCATAATTTCTACGAATTAATCAGATTTGGGGTCGTCCTTAAGGgagtatacccgtttgaactctCGGAAAATGtgcacattttgtggatttttttacaagtcaacggctcgatgaagatttcccgtttttttactatctttacatagtattatgagctacttaaaaaaaaagtttcagctgaaaaactattgtttttcggaagttatgcatacatatccgaaagtgaatataaaaaatattatgtaaggaaCGGGGGAGATGGGGTTGgagtataaaatcttacgaattcttataccggcTGTGGGAGGTGTGAgacatcgcaaaaattaccttcacgtaatttaaggacgcctTTCATTGAAAAGGACCGATGGAAGGATCAGCTGTTTCAGGTGTTGGAAATCGTTCCAAGCCAAGGAACCATACTTCCGTACACCGCGCAACATGTTCACGTAGGGTTCCACGGTTTCGAGGTGCTTGAAGTAAAAGCCACGGCGGTTTGTGAAATTGTTCGTGGCCCTTCGGAGAGGATCAACATACTCGCGAGCGCAGACGCCATTCAATTCTCAGTAGACACGGATGTGATTGATTTTGGTCAACAGGTAACTCGTCGGCGGGTTGCAACAGGAATCGGGAGCAGAAGACTGGTATTATGTATATTACAGCGATTCCTGGAGCTGAGTCAGAAAAGTTTCACGTTGAAGAATCGCAGCAACATAGAGCTTCGATATAAAATAACTACTTCGACACCCGCCGCCGAGCAGTGCGACCGTTTCCACATAAATTCGTTGAAAGTTGAACCAACCGCCGGTTCTGTGGACGGCCAGTCATTTGTTAAATTCAACGTGGAGCATCGGCCAACGATCCTTGGTCCCATCGATCGTCGATTCACGCTCGAGGTACCTACGCGCGACTAATTTACAGAAGCCTGAAGAAATATCTAAAACAAGGGAGTCCGTAGACTTCTCCCAGGGTGGGTAACTTTGGGGTGGCGATCAagaaaattatagtaatgaaaaaacaatcgcgatttaattttttaaaagacaattgtttttttatttattttttttgtgaaaatagtcgcacttatctggattagccaggcataatgagctgaggtacgTTTcgcgaccccagagtttaccgttcgaaagtttttaggcgacagacaagcacGCAAACATAcgatacactttctgctttatagtataagattacccaactctaatttgactaacatagttggaTAGGAACTACCTTGacaaagatcagtttttaaaaataagcgatcttttctcaaaagccaCGGGGCAGGGCAAACTACCCCTTTTGCCGTCCTTCGGACCCCCATGATCTAAAACGTATTTAATCTTTCTCAGATCGATCACGTGATGCCAATGACGATGACAGTGAACGCTTTTGGAACATTCCCACAAGTGTATCCGTGTATTCCTCGTGGAAATGGTCATCCGGAACACCCTATCGCGTTGGAGTACTCCGCGATTCAATGCCTGACCTGCGAATACATTATTAGCGTAAGGTGCCAAGCAATTCTCTCAACATTTCCAACATTTTACAACCACTTCTTCGTTTACCGTGGTAGAAACTGGAGGCTGACTCACAGGTCTGCAATATTCCCGGAAAAGCGAACGATTTGTCCCAAGATGACATCGACACTCTGACCGGTAAAACGGAcccaaattttaataattcaattaacCCAGAAATTCGAGAAATAAACATTCTCAACATACTTCCCTCTAAGTGGAAGAATGGACCATCGTTTGCTACGACGAAATACTACCACGTGATATGGACATAGCTATGGCGATGGAAAGACATTTGGCAAGAAGATTCCTCGATTCGAATTTATACATCGCACTGCAGTACAGCGCGACCGGCAAGAGGCAGGCAATTCCTCGCCTCCTATCTTCCCAATACATTATCGGTACTTCCGTTTCAATGATCTCGTTAATTAAGAATCCTCCTATCCCGCTGGATATTTAGCTAACGCATGTCAACTCGCTCGGATGTGGAACACGTACGCTCGGAGGAAAACACTCGCGTTCATTTCGCAAATCTTCCGCGCAGACATGAAGCACGTGATTATCGAGCACCCCGCTCATTACTCTACGATGGTAATTAACTACGGTCCCTGGGACGTGCAGATGCGAATGAGAAAGTTGGGGGCGAAGAGGAAGGAGGCACTGGCGAAGTCCGGCATCCAAGTGGAATTCAAGCAGACCAATTTAACAGTCAGCGAGTACGCTGTTCTTGGGGTAACTTGGCATCCAACTCGAGAGAAATATACCGAAAGGAGCACGCCAGTGAAACACACGATTCACATTGAGGTGTGTACGTAATCGGTCGATTTTATTCAAAGGATATTGAGCGGTAGGGAAATCGTTCGTCTCTTCCTGGAGTAATGCAACGTAATGATATTCAGGTGGTGCACGGATGCACGATCCCTATTACCATACAAGGAACAGTGACCTACCCCTACGTTACAGTGAACCCGAAACTTTTGGACTTCCAAGACGTCGTCGTGGGAGAATGTCTGGTCCTGTGCATCTTGATCGCGAACCAGTAATCCACCATATTTCCTCGCACACAATTTAACCGCGCGATTATACACTGGCAAGGTAGTTTATAAGGAAGTCAGGTGAATTATATGTAACTGGTTCGATTCCACGGTTCCAGGACAACTGGCGTGTGTTTAATTACAGGCCTCTGGCCAGAAGGCATTTTCTCAAACGCagaccctttctctctctctgtccctctctcaACACTCTAAGCAATCATATCATACCCGATAGCTATCTGAGTTGATTGTATGGCTCACGTCGCAGCCCCAACCAAATCTCCACCCAACCATAAGCATTCCGAAAACGAAATAGCATCGAGTTGTCTGCTTTTTACATATGTAAtactagcttcactactcggcttcgcctgaaatttagattctgattttataacaaaaagATTGCGTTCATTTTTCGCGAAAATAGTCAAATTCATCtggggacacatttcgtgactgCAGAGTTTAcccttcgaaagtttttaggcgtcagacaaacacacaagtACTTTCTGCTttggggttatacctagttaggaggccgaaaagaagcgaatgtttgtgaatttcttttgtaaaagcggaagcatatatatttacagaactttttgcacttaaaagagcaacatttagagaacatttggtaatttttgtagaaaaatccgTCCGTCATTCgctagatttttatataaaaaataaacccacaaaattgcagaaagattggtgcagtagtttttgtgATATCTTGCtcgccgtttttaaaaaggcttcttggatgtcgttatatttttattataaacgtaagtatttttctacaaaaaaattaccaaatgttctttaaatgttgctcttttaagtgccaaaagttctgtaaaaatatatgcttccgctttttaaaaaaaaaatcgcctcttttcggcctcctgactaggtacaaccccttaagacgAACTGCACAAAATTTGTACGCCTAAAAAAATCTGTCGGGCATTTAAAGTTCACTCGATCCGAATCGTAGAATTGTGCAGGAATTTACGGTTGCTGAAACATCTCCCCGGTTCGAGTATCGCGCATGAATGAAGTCCGACCGAGTGACCCAGATAAATGCCTGGAAATGCGTGTACGTGGGAACGAGACCGATAAAAAACCGCTGACTGGGCAGGACTATACGTACCACGAGAGTCTAGCAATTTTCCCCTTCACCGCAGCAAAAACACCCCGTTCTTCGATGCCCGAAGGGCTCGCTGACGCGTGCATCGATTATATTCCATTTCTCTTCGTATTCGTTTTCTCCAGCTTCGGTTATTTTCATGATTTCTCAGGGGACTGGTCGACTGCGACTGGGAAGCCAAGTTAACGTGCACAGGCAAGAAGCAAGCAGAGGAATGCCCATTCTACGTGCAGCAAGAGTCGAATCGCTGCCCACCTGATCACGCACAGATCCTTCGTGTACACTTCCAGCCTCGAACAACGGTAGAAACGAAGGCCCAGTTGGTTACTTCGAAACCGACGAAAGAGGATCACTGAAAGATGTTGCCGTTTTCAGTGTCGCGTGGAAGCGAAACTAAAGATTGTCGTGAATATGAGTCTGGAAACGCAGGTGGTTTCGTTAAAGGGTCGTGGGATCGAAAGAAGCCTGAATATCATCGAACCCAGCATTGAATTTGCAGCGTCAGTGCCGTTCACCGAGGTGCAGGAGATAGTTTTCAGAATTGAGAACGCTGTCGATTACCCGGTCGAGTTTTTCTGGCACCACCTAGACGAGTAAGCGAACCTTTATGTTACGTAGGACAGTCTGAACGATCAAGATCGTGTTTCTCAGATATTTTCAAATCGAGGATCAAGTCGCGAACGCATTGCTGAGTTATTACCAAGCCAGAGAAATACTGCTGCCTCCCAGAAAGCCTGGCGAACCGATcccaccgattttcatgaaattttacgaCGACCTCCGCGAAGAAGCGGCTCGAGCTCGGTTGATAGACAGCTTTGACGAAGATGAACAGCAAGAACATCCAAgcgaaacgaaagaaagttGGTTATTCGCGGTCCAAGTATTAATAACGTACAAAATAAGCAAGCGAatgtgtatgtacatattagggtggcccttatataaatgttttgaatttttctgtctCGTGTTTCTTAGCTGTCTCcccttttttatttcataaaaaaataatccttgaACAAGTGATGGCCAGGCCTTCAAGTTTCGAATTGATCAACGGTTTGAATTGCAATAATTTCTcagaaatggtaagccctatcgaagtttggttcaaataattattagggGATAATGCCACGATGTtaggtaaaaaattgtaaagtaaactaaagaaattcttatgttacatttttaataggTAAAGTAAGCTAAAGAAATTCTTTAGTAAGCTAAAGAAATTCTTTAGTTTACTTTACCTATTAAGCTAAAGAAATTCTTTAGTAAGCTAAAGAAATTCTCTAGTAAGCTAAAGAAATTCTTTAGTAagctaaagaaattttttagtaaggtaaagaaattttttagtaAGCTAAAGAAATTCTTTAGTTTACTTTAcctattaaaaatgtaacataagaatttctttagctTACTAAAGAATTTCTTTAGCTTACTTTAcctattaaaaatgtaacataagaatttctttagttTACTTTACCTATTAAAACTGTAACATAAGGTTCTTGTACTATGTATAAAAAAGAAcagaaaaaattgcaattatctttttcaaggactatttctttatgaaatggAGCCACGCTAAGGGATGAGAGCAAACGAAAtcacaggttgaaaataagggccaccctagtgtataCACATACATATTTTACTGTGCACGTGTTTTCGACTTCAGGTTACCTCGATAGAACAAAGGATCCCGTCAAAGACCTTTTCGAGAGTATCGAACGGGAATCCGCCCCACTGAATGATCTTCCGGAAGCCACGAAGCCGAAGAAGCAAGTCTGTATCATCTTCCACGGTGCTCCTTTCACAGGTCTGTAATATCGATTGCAGTAATTCCGCGCGGTTCAAGCACTGCCAGTCACATCGATTAAAACCGAGCTCTGTGCCGTTTATATTGTAGAATATCAAGAAACAGCATGCAGAAGCGGGACGGTGTTGAAAGTTCCTGTACTTTGCATCGACAAAGCGATCACAGAGGCAATAGCACTCGGTGCCGGCTCAAGCTCGGTGAAGCTACGACAAATCATTGACGACGCTTATGAGAACTACATGGAAGCTTTTGAAAGGCACAAATACGAGAAAACTTAAACCCACTTTGTTATTTAATTCCAAGTACGGGTTTTTATCGAATGATTCGTTGTTAGGGATCGACAGCCGGTTCAATCGGCCCGCGACGGTTCGGGCGAGGCACGCGAAAGCGATGCTAAATCAGCAAAAGGCGAATTAAAGGGAGGAAAATCATCGAGGGGGAGAAAAGCTAGGGCGCAGAAATCCGGTGGGAAGAAAGGTTCAGAGGACGCTGAGACGAAAGTAGTCAAAGCCCTTCGGCTTCCAGAACAGCCGGATCCTTTGAAAGAATTCGATAAAGTTCCCGCTCGCGATACACTGGAGAGGTTGGATCCCTTGAGTCGATACGAGTACAGGGTTCAAGCTGTGAAACAGCTGGAACAGATAGTTGGTTCAAGAGGCAAAGTTAGCGCGAGGAGCGCTGGTGGAGGTGGCAGGGAAAAGGAGACTTCGCTCCTCGGAATGGACTCCGAGATGCTCGCCGAGGCTCTCGAAGAAAGGTACCCAGAGttggcattattcgaataaattcctatcacttttattaataaaatctactcgaataaaaaattattcgttattcgagggtAGCTTCGTTTCATCCGCAATTCTtattagaaattattcgaacaaaAGTGTGAAGTAATTATTCGCAGATTATCCGGGGACGACTTTAAACGCGGCTTCGTCCTGCAAAGCTTGGAAAGCGATTTCCTCCGCGGTAGCGTCGTCGACACGCTGCTTCTTCTGTTACGGATCGTTGGCCATGCAGAGTACTTTCTGTTCGTTACTTTCCTTAACTCGATGGCCGATTACAATCGCAAAGCCGAGGAGTTTGCACGGAGATACGGTAAGATCTCTGGCTCGAGAATTAGACGCATCGGAAGATTGTCGATGCAAAGGGGCACAAAAGGGGATGCGTGGAATATTTGCGACAGATAAAGCGGCCGAACATAGCGCATGGATCCAGGCCGTCGAAAAGATGTCGTCGTCCGGCTACGATCTGCTCACCGACCAGGAGAGAATCATGTACCTGGAATCGATCCTGCCTGGCAAGAAGGAGAGGGCGTCCAGCAGGCGAGCTCGATTCGCTCAATGGAAGATGCACTCCCTGAAGCAAAAGGACCGTCCCGCAAAAGTCCGAGAAATTCTTCTAGCAAAAACCGGCTCGATTCGTCGTCGATTTTTATCCACGGAATGCAATTGTTTCGGTACTGCAGGAGACTCGTAGGCGTGCTTCCGGCTCAAAGACAGCCAAGGGACAAGGGAAGGGAAGCGTAAAGTCGGCGAGGCGCGGGCGTGGTAATAAAAAGTCGACGAGCTCGAGGCCGGCTTCCAGCAGACGGGAAACCTCTGGCAAAACTAAAACAACGAGAAGCAGAGACAGCTCCAGACGCGGTAACATATACGCTCGTGAAAGTCTCCGGAGGCATTGAAATCTGTGATTTATAAATTCCTAGGCAAAGCAAACATCCCGAGGGAGATTAAAGAAGTCGCGATGGCCATGGAACGATACTATTCGGATCTTTCCGCTATAGAGAACGTAATTCATAATTGGGATCCCATAAAAGGGACTATCGCACAAGTACATTGTATTTTCCTACtgcgtaaataatatatatatatacagtggcgcactcggagGGCCAAGGTGCCCTGgcaacccccaaagaaggggtttggtaaggagaaaagaaaactggattttattctttgagGGGTcttcctactttgacggcctgaaaaggagcgcgatatttgggatttttttgaaGAGAAACCCTCGAATTATATTAATTgcaaactttatgcctatatttgtacatatttggggaacattttaaaaaaaattaattaaaaaaaaaccgtacctaaaactttaaacgtgcttttctcaaaacgatgtttttaaaattggcgCTCTATTTAAAGCACTATatctccggatataaccactatttttgcatataatttttttgttcatattctctaaagattgataaATAAcaccacaaagctggaagtgaatatatttaatggttttgtttttaaaaattcccaaagatcgcatcatttttcgctcgtcaaggtagggagaccacttaaattaatttttgtaatcacctaatgaattttattgaattttcattaaaaatttgtatcccTGCAACTCGGCGCTCCACAAGAttgaatcctgagtgcgccactgcataCGTATATCGCAAGTTGGTAATTTCCTAAGATTTAGCTTACTACCCTCTTCTCAGGAAGCAGCTTCCGCAGGGAGAAGCAGGGGACCAAGAAGTTCCAAGTCCAGGGACACGGAACCTCTAGATACCGCCAGTGAGGTAATATCGTCCAAGATACGTATGTACTTGTTACGCGTAACGGAGGAATATTTGATAAAGAAATAGACTGACTTAAAGAAGTGAATAAAGGttgaaagaaaatgttaaattagGCACGCCCAGAGGAACAAAAATTCCACGTGTGGTACGTAAAGGCCAGCGATCCTTGGCAGCACACCATCAACGATACAATAGTTGCTCGGATGAGCGAAAACATTCTGGCAAAATCTGCTCTTTGTAAGTTCTCATTCACGTAATGTCCGATACGTGAACTtcatcgatataaaaaaatttaaaaaaaaattaaaactgacttCCTAAAACATTAAAATgaactaaaatgtaaaaaataattttttcccttagttaatctacgactatcaatttttttatgtcggcgccttaTCATTTtgactgtgtaaatctggcgccgacataaaaaattgatagtcgtagattaaataagggaaaaaattattttttactttttagggcATTTTTTGTTTTAGGGAGtcggtattaatttttttatttattttgtagttatttaagttacataactacatttattttaaaaaagatgcatacgctgaggagttatgcggggacaaacataaaaaaaaataaatatacgagtcgaatctataacctcctcatttttgaagtcggttaaaaaagcCAGCCCACTAACAAACAAATATTCGTGCAAACAAAAgtcagattttaaaattcagaaaatttctatggtccTATGGTATtctgcttattggttaatccagcgcTGTGTAAACGTGTAAACTGCGCACTTACTAGAATTTCGCAACAGCGGAGGTCGCGAAAGAGCCGGATCTTCAGCCGAAGCTCTATTCCACCCTGGCCTCAAGAAACATCCAAAAACGAGAGAGACAGCTTCACGGAAGTACGTTACTAACAACAAGTGTTTTAACTATCTCGCGGGTACAGTTGAGAAAGACGAGCGTTCCAATTACAATGCCTACTTACGTATACAGACGTTTATGGACTGGTCTCGTTGACACCGATACCAGAAGCCTTGCCGATCAGCGAACCGATGCAGGCCAACGAGGCGAGCTTGCGAGAGAGTCGCGCAGAAAATCAAGGGACTCGCAAAAGGCGGGGACGAAGATCGTCGCGTAAAACGGGAGAGCAAATATCGCCGAGCAAAACGGAGGATCGGTCGTGGGTAGAGTGGACGACCGAAAGGGAAGACGCGAGGGGCGTCTCCGCTTCAAAGGTGATCGTGGAGGAGCCTTTGAAGCCTCGATGGATCCTTCAGCCGAACGAATCGCACAGTTTCAAGATACGCTTCCAGCCGGAAGAAACGGGTCTCTACGAAGAGACTTACGCGCTCACCATCCTGGGTGGAAATAATGTCACTTACGAACTCAAAGTCACTGGCATCGCCGATATACCGAGGCTGGACATGAATCCTCCCACGATTTTTACGCAAGTAATAAATAGATATTAAGTAGCATATCTGGCATTGGGGCTTTCGGCTTGTATAGTTTTCTCATTATATTTTTCTCTCTACCGACGAACACGTGACAGATTGAAAGCGCAAAGGTGAACGACGCGAATGGCCCTACATACTTCCTGGAGACTGGAATCTTCGATATGGGATCGGTGTTGGCACTTGGGCAAACCAAAAGGTCCAGTTTCATGACtaaaggggactaggcagtcaaatcgctcgaaagtAAGGTAGTTTTTTCAggattaattacaaggagatgaatacaaattgtgactagtacttttgggtaatgtttaataatactataaactgtaaaaaaaatgtttttttatactgtttatGTATATAGTATATAAATTCTCGCTTTCTCATATGTTTTCTTTTGTAAAgtgtactgtgcaataaagaattattattattaatattattattatatgacGGCGTTACAGTCgtctgaaaaaaatatttgtttagtcTGTGCTTGCTTCCATccacttgtaattaattcgcaaaaatactttattttccAGCGATCCGACTGACTGCCTACTtagaagggaacatcccgaatcaggatatttaaaacaaattctgaaactttgtgaatatgtaggggatttccttctaatTACAACGGAATTGCCAAATGATatgtctaattaaaagaagtaacttttgtcttgagacttttttcctatctcttacagttcgcgagttgtaacacaaaatcagaaaataaccggattttcaggggttaatttcacttcCTTCgtagtgaatttgagcagcaaacaaaaattgctttataatcaggaggaaatcccctacatattcacaaagtttcagaattttttgaatttccgggttcgggatcttcccttgttggtCCCCTTAAGAACAAACGATACATAATCTTGTAATCTCGCAACTTTTCACTACTTGTTATTCCTAAACAGTCCACACCGTCGCGAGGCTAAGCTAAATTTCTGCAACATTTCGAAACTGGAGGCGGATGTGCGGTTCTCATTCGCGGAAAGTATCGCCGATCCGGTCTGTTTCTCCATCCAGCCTGAGAATCTTTTGATCGCTGTGCGTCATCAGTACCAGTAACGATACTCTAGCCTTAATTAGGCTTACTGTTAATTTTAGCACCCAACTATATATTCCCTAACGAGAAGTGAAATCTACGTAGCCTGGCGAATGCGAGACTTTGGTGTTATCAGCCATTGCCACGAAGCTCGGTACCATTTCGGAGAGACTATATTTCTGCGTGAAGAATAATCCAAAGGTCGAAGTGCTCCAGGTAATCGCGCAACGCGTATGaaacgatattttaatttttaattttttttttaattttaattacaatagacgGGTTAGGCAACGGTTTGGTACAGTTAATTACAAAATGAGGTAGAGAAACCGACGCGCATTACGgaagaaagacagagagaaaaagaaaagggaaaaagaaaagCA
Protein-coding sequences here:
- the LOC143376545 gene encoding hydrocephalus-inducing protein homolog, translating into MEDTYLGLFRSKVLTIHNRSDYVVKYRWMLLKDANADSQQREEYERLFHLVYEMELARCVDLEYYNVCMPDVHQLVYQRIYADEIESLTKETFHYRHTCFMLTPLEAEIWPRSSKDVTVLFRALEIGEVTSTAYLEITGRQDRIPLNLHGTGLGPVFRLNVITIDLQNVYLCSVHNYEIIAANQSHIPGTLIHKPKPSDFGGSIQITPTSLRLTPGEQKSFNVSFASNRKGEFVERLDFVVKESLQVVYTANIARDGDTAMQVDMWDSDSDPVILPIKFCGHVASLFIKPYEIILPFCFTNFAYSQCIDVENASDLDAYFCLLPQPDSEHATVIYSLSMYQGFIKARQSRTIQVTIIARALGRQTITLSMLTMGEKSAKVCCVIVATGQGPIVSVEPDTLDFGQVQVLEPVPTNLLERKKSPFTLSPESGDLEPYGSMRVVVTLYLRDAGKCNDRILMSIVGDRTISVGLTAIGTGCSVVFEPQIFPTFDLGLLFSHQRINRAITLRNYGSHQYQIIWSTNRELQFNRGRVVLPDTTKFQIEPLIVEVPAEGTATVQCKLVWTENKCIQEDWHVFGQIQRIGKRELIGTSTFKVILTKPHVSFSKRELTFRADICPDDDKLQQTDELLVTNQSKLDLNVRLTVTPPFQLLTSTGEPVQSMKIVLIDGATTNIRAFFFFDKEKSDFYSRTYSGVLRMSYDEHPNREQIPCTGTVNFPNLLFDSTDLAFNCVLGSSAERILTLTNNGPVSVLYKFLWQADSIEIVRDARESCGCRLQSSRHTQLLDRGSCESAATNQDVSINEANDKQDGSGDGPMQSLPPPVNSPASETYTRKQKSEITERKENFEKSVSDEEIREFLLSIVGKHFEETEEVAALETLASEPRSKHYINQVLEIVPSQGTILPYTAQHVHVGFHGFEVLEVKATAVCEIVRGPSERINILASADAIQFSVDTDVIDFGQQRFLELSQKSFTLKNRSNIELRYKITTSTPAAEQCDRFHINSLKVEPTAGSVDGQSFVKFNVEHRPTILGPIDRRFTLEIDHVMPMTMTVNAFGTFPQVYPCIPRGNGHPEHPIALEYSAIQCLTCEYIISVRCQAILSTFPTFYNHFFVYRGRNWRLTHRSAIFPEKRTICPKMTLEEWTIVCYDEILPRDMDIAMAMERHLARRFLDSNLYIALQYSATGKRQAIPRLLSSQYIIDMKHVIIEHPAHYSTMVINYGPWDVQMRMRKLGAKRKEALAKSGIQVEFKQTNLTVSEYAVLGVTWHPTREKYTERSTPVKHTIHIEVVHGCTIPITIQGTVTYPYVTVNPKLLDFQDVVVGECLVLCILIANQ
- the LOC143376546 gene encoding hydrocephalus-inducing protein, giving the protein MSLETQVVSLKGRGIERSLNIIEPSIEFAASVPFTEVQEIVFRIENAVDYPVEFFWHHLDEYFQIEDQVANALLSYYQAREILLPPRKPGEPIPPIFMKFYDDLREEAARARLIDSFDEDEQQEHPSETKESKVS
- the LOC143376547 gene encoding uncharacterized protein LOC143376547, whose amino-acid sequence is MRANEITGYLDRTKDPVKDLFESIERESAPLNDLPEATKPKKQVCIIFHGAPFTEYQETACRSGTVLKVPVLCIDKAITEAIALGAGSSSVKLRQIIDDAYENYMEAFERHKYEKT